Proteins encoded together in one Kutzneria kofuensis window:
- a CDS encoding long-chain-fatty-acid--CoA ligase, whose protein sequence is MSVSLAAVLADSAQRHADRTAVVFNDERVSYRDLWAGARRYAAALREHGVGPGDPVAVALPNSPVFPMVYFGVLALGAVMVPVHTLLVADEVAYILRDCEAKALVCDASLLGTAGKAADLAGTALLTVGEQRDTGLPRLDVLAGKVAPVDGYLPREPDELAVILYTSGTTGRPKGAMLTQLNVVMNVSTTMLSPFDFSVDDVLLGCLPLSHTFGQTCGMNTCFRAGATMVLMDRFDAARAMDLMVDHGCTLFQGVPTMYTALLDVAASDPRRPPLNRAYSGGSSLPVVVLERFQDTFGCPIYEGYGLTETSPVVAYNQKDWPCRPGTVGRPIWGVDVEIARADVEDRVELLSAGERGEIVIRGHNVMAGYLNQPEATAQVIVDSWLRSGDIGVKDADGYLSIVDRKKDMVLRGGYNVYPREVEEVLARHPAVAQVAVIGLPDERLGEEVCAVLVLRDGHQAGEALAAEIISWCKERLAAYRYPRVVKFVDAMPLGNSGKVLKRELRDHFTAR, encoded by the coding sequence ATGTCCGTCTCGCTGGCCGCCGTGCTGGCCGACTCGGCGCAGCGGCACGCGGACCGCACGGCCGTCGTGTTCAACGACGAGCGAGTGTCCTATCGCGACCTTTGGGCGGGCGCCCGGCGCTACGCGGCGGCGCTGCGGGAGCACGGTGTCGGACCGGGTGACCCGGTCGCCGTGGCGCTGCCCAACTCGCCGGTGTTTCCCATGGTGTACTTCGGGGTGCTCGCGCTGGGCGCGGTGATGGTCCCGGTGCACACGCTGCTGGTGGCCGACGAAGTCGCGTACATCCTCCGTGACTGCGAGGCGAAGGCGTTGGTGTGTGACGCCTCGCTGCTCGGCACCGCGGGCAAGGCCGCCGACCTGGCCGGGACGGCGCTGCTCACCGTCGGCGAGCAGCGGGACACCGGGCTGCCGCGGTTGGACGTGCTCGCCGGCAAGGTCGCGCCGGTCGACGGGTACCTGCCACGCGAACCCGACGAGCTCGCGGTGATCCTGTACACCTCGGGCACCACGGGGCGGCCGAAGGGGGCCATGCTCACGCAGCTCAACGTCGTCATGAACGTGAGCACAACCATGTTGTCCCCCTTCGACTTCAGCGTCGACGACGTCCTGCTCGGCTGCCTGCCGCTGTCGCACACCTTCGGCCAGACCTGCGGGATGAACACCTGCTTCCGGGCCGGCGCGACGATGGTGCTGATGGACCGCTTCGACGCCGCCCGGGCGATGGATCTCATGGTGGACCACGGCTGCACGCTGTTCCAGGGCGTGCCGACGATGTACACCGCGCTGCTGGACGTCGCCGCCTCCGACCCGAGGCGGCCGCCGCTGAACCGCGCCTACTCCGGCGGCTCGTCGCTGCCGGTGGTGGTGCTGGAGAGGTTCCAGGACACCTTCGGCTGCCCCATCTACGAGGGCTACGGGCTGACCGAGACCTCGCCGGTGGTGGCGTACAACCAGAAGGACTGGCCGTGCCGGCCGGGCACCGTCGGCCGGCCGATCTGGGGCGTGGACGTGGAAATCGCCCGCGCCGACGTCGAGGACCGCGTCGAACTGCTGTCCGCCGGCGAGCGCGGCGAGATCGTCATCCGCGGTCACAACGTGATGGCCGGCTACCTCAACCAGCCGGAAGCGACCGCGCAGGTGATCGTGGACAGCTGGCTGCGCTCCGGCGACATCGGCGTCAAGGACGCCGACGGCTATCTGTCCATTGTGGACCGTAAGAAGGACATGGTGCTGCGCGGCGGGTACAACGTGTACCCGCGCGAGGTGGAAGAGGTGCTGGCGCGCCACCCGGCGGTGGCCCAGGTCGCCGTCATCGGCCTGCCGGACGAGCGCCTCGGCGAAGAGGTCTGCGCGGTCCTGGTTCTCCGGGACGGCCACCAGGCCGGCGAGGCGCTCGCGGCCGAGATCATCTCGTGGTGCAAGGAAAGGCTGGCCGCCTACCGCTACCCGCGCGTGGTGAAGTTCGTCGACGCGATGCCGCTGGGCAACAGCGGCAAGGTGCTCAAGCGCGAGCTGCGCGACCACTTCACCGCCCGCTGA
- a CDS encoding carbon-nitrogen hydrolase family protein, which produces MGERTVRIACWQSNGAENVDAGLDALDRVAERAAAQGAQLLVTPEMSLTGYQIGRSRLLRSAEPADGPMCRAVAEIAQRRGIAVVFGWPEAVGDAVYNSVQLVDSNGAALATYRKTHLYGAADKAFTPGERGVVQAELNGLTVGLLICYDVEFPEAVRAHALAGTQLLVVPTALMRPWEIVAELLVRARAFESQLFIAYTNRIGGEGTLRYCGLSRVVAPDGQVLVDAGDQEELLVADVDPTVLAKARAETTYLTDRRPELFSGR; this is translated from the coding sequence ATGGGGGAACGCACGGTCAGGATCGCCTGCTGGCAAAGCAATGGCGCGGAGAATGTCGACGCCGGCCTGGACGCGCTCGACCGCGTCGCCGAACGGGCCGCGGCGCAGGGCGCGCAGTTGTTGGTGACGCCGGAGATGTCGCTGACGGGCTACCAGATCGGCCGCAGCCGGCTGCTGCGCAGCGCGGAGCCGGCCGACGGGCCGATGTGCCGCGCGGTGGCAGAGATCGCCCAGCGGCGCGGCATAGCCGTGGTGTTCGGCTGGCCGGAGGCCGTGGGCGACGCCGTGTACAACAGCGTGCAACTGGTCGACAGCAATGGCGCGGCGCTGGCCACGTACCGCAAGACCCACTTGTACGGCGCCGCCGACAAGGCATTCACGCCGGGCGAGCGCGGTGTCGTGCAGGCCGAGCTGAACGGGCTCACGGTCGGCCTGCTGATCTGTTACGACGTCGAGTTCCCCGAAGCGGTCCGCGCCCACGCGCTCGCCGGCACGCAACTGCTCGTGGTGCCGACGGCGCTGATGCGGCCGTGGGAGATCGTCGCCGAGCTGCTGGTGCGGGCGCGGGCGTTCGAGAGCCAGCTGTTCATCGCGTACACCAACAGGATCGGTGGCGAGGGGACGCTGCGCTACTGCGGGCTCAGCCGCGTCGTCGCGCCGGACGGCCAGGTGCTCGTCGACGCCGGCGACCAGGAGGAGCTCCTGGTCGCCGACGTCGATCCGACCGTGCTGGCCAAGGCCAGGGCCGAGACCACCTATCTGACCGACCGGCGGCCGGAGTTGTTCAGCGGGCGGTGA
- a CDS encoding helix-turn-helix domain-containing protein, which yields MGIRWRDTEITSLSAVECQVAALAALGHTDQRIADQLAIAVRAVEACLAAVYRKLDVRSSRDLAYKFHLSGGFAPYS from the coding sequence ATGGGGATCCGCTGGCGCGACACCGAAATCACGTCGTTAAGTGCGGTCGAATGCCAGGTGGCGGCGCTGGCCGCGCTCGGCCACACCGATCAGCGCATCGCCGACCAGCTCGCCATCGCCGTGCGCGCGGTGGAGGCGTGCCTGGCCGCCGTCTATCGCAAGCTCGACGTGCGCAGCAGCCGGGACCTCGCCTACAAGTTCCACCTGAGCGGCGGGTTCGCCCCGTACAGTTAG
- a CDS encoding ABC transporter ATP-binding protein, with product MRRRGAVAMTLAGVAVSTACSVLAPLIGQRVIDRVIVAHLDPLTPYIVLLVLAGVIRFAAAATRQYFGGRLALDVQRELRADVFAATQRLDSARRDEMSSGQLLSRACTDVSLVQGLLDGLPMAAGTVLLFGGYLIVMLWLSPLLTAVALLVGPGLAIAAHLSHRTLFPASWAAQQQAGELAGILGENTAGVRVVRAFGQEERELSRFVAAAKVLFARRLRLVRLNSVFNPFLQSIPALGLVAVLLVGGWLALTGRVSLGVFVAFAAYMTQLVVPVRYLAGVITYGQQVLAGITRVFQVIDARPVVRDRPDAEPLPSPRGRIDFDRVSFGYGSGSVLADVSLRVDEGETIAVVGPSGSGKSTLALLLSRCRDVDSGAVRLDGQDVRDLELDSVRRAVAVVSEDPFLFHDTVRANIAFGRPDADDAEITAAARAAQADEFVQLLPAGYDTVLGEQGMALSGGQRQRIALARALLADPRVLVLDDATSAVDPVVEAEIHAALRERRGRGTTVVIAHRPSTLNLADRICVLDAGAVVDTGTHAELLERCPDYRRLMVDETTDQDFPDPWRQLPVTATARGDRRSLPSVPHQAGGRLESSPESLAATSELLAQVAALPPETDAPAVSDAAAADPGFGLRSLLRPFARGLLLSVALLGLVSVTELALPVIIRYGIDHGVTAHSGGVLTAATVIALLAVAVGAGLSLLETRVTGRTSERILYTLRVKIFAQLQRLGLDFHERQPAGALLTRMTADVDALANFLQNDLLNALVCGATFGGVLIVLFGLDVRLTLALLCVLPVLAVAAVLFRRRAPRLYGQARDEISMVTERIQESLAGLPVIQALRREDSVIAAFTAVNDRYRNTRVRTLRLIATYFPFVELIAEIATAIVLAVGAGAVAAGTLSTGTLVAFLLYVTMFFGPLLQLSQVIDGFQQASVGLRRTAGLLREPTPPAPAHPVPVRRLRGEVCFDNVGFRYQSAERDAVRHLSFRVRAGETVAVVGRTGAGKSTLVKLLTRDYDAVTGAVLVDGVDVRDYDSVAYRRRLGVVPQEPYLFATTVRDNIAYGRPDATDAQIEDAARAVGAHAAISRLPEGYRTEVGEGGRALSAGQRQLIALARAYLIDPDLLVLDEATARLDRASESAYLAATASLAGSRTCVLVAHRLTTAARADRILVMRGGRIVEEGSHSELLAAHGEYAAMWRVFTVRAGAAENVSVSG from the coding sequence GTGCGAAGGCGCGGCGCGGTGGCCATGACGCTGGCCGGCGTCGCGGTGAGCACGGCGTGCTCGGTGCTGGCGCCGCTGATCGGCCAGCGGGTCATCGACCGGGTGATCGTCGCCCATCTCGATCCGCTCACGCCCTACATCGTGCTGCTGGTGCTGGCCGGCGTGATCCGGTTCGCGGCCGCGGCGACCCGCCAGTACTTCGGCGGCCGGCTCGCCCTCGACGTGCAGCGCGAACTGCGCGCGGACGTGTTCGCCGCGACGCAGCGGCTCGACAGCGCGCGCCGGGACGAGATGTCCAGCGGCCAGCTGCTCAGCCGTGCGTGCACCGACGTCAGCCTGGTGCAGGGCCTGCTGGACGGCCTGCCGATGGCGGCGGGCACCGTGCTGCTCTTCGGCGGCTACCTGATCGTCATGCTCTGGCTGTCGCCGCTGCTCACCGCCGTCGCGCTATTGGTCGGTCCCGGTTTGGCCATCGCCGCCCACCTCAGCCACCGCACGCTGTTCCCGGCCAGTTGGGCGGCGCAGCAGCAGGCCGGCGAACTGGCCGGCATCCTCGGCGAGAACACCGCGGGCGTACGGGTGGTTCGGGCCTTCGGACAAGAGGAGCGGGAGCTTTCCCGGTTCGTGGCGGCGGCCAAGGTGCTGTTCGCCCGGCGGCTGCGGCTGGTCCGGCTGAACTCCGTGTTCAACCCGTTCCTGCAGTCCATTCCCGCGCTCGGCCTGGTCGCCGTGCTGCTCGTCGGCGGCTGGCTGGCGCTCACCGGCCGGGTCAGCCTCGGCGTCTTCGTCGCCTTCGCCGCGTACATGACCCAACTGGTCGTGCCGGTGCGCTACCTGGCCGGTGTGATCACGTACGGGCAGCAGGTGCTGGCCGGGATCACCCGCGTGTTCCAGGTGATCGACGCGCGGCCGGTGGTGCGGGACCGTCCCGACGCCGAGCCGCTGCCGTCGCCACGCGGCCGGATCGATTTCGACCGGGTGAGCTTCGGCTACGGCTCCGGTTCGGTGCTGGCCGACGTCAGCCTGCGCGTCGACGAGGGCGAGACGATCGCCGTCGTCGGGCCGTCGGGCTCGGGCAAGTCGACGCTCGCGCTGCTGCTGAGCCGGTGCCGCGACGTCGACTCCGGCGCGGTCCGCCTCGACGGGCAGGACGTCCGCGACCTGGAGCTGGACTCCGTGCGCAGGGCCGTCGCGGTCGTCTCCGAGGACCCGTTCCTGTTCCACGACACCGTGCGCGCCAACATCGCCTTCGGCCGTCCCGACGCCGACGACGCCGAGATCACCGCCGCCGCCCGCGCCGCCCAGGCCGACGAGTTCGTCCAGCTGCTCCCGGCCGGCTACGACACCGTGCTCGGCGAGCAGGGCATGGCGCTGTCCGGTGGCCAGCGCCAGCGCATCGCCCTGGCCCGCGCGCTGCTGGCCGACCCGCGTGTGCTGGTGCTCGACGACGCCACCAGCGCGGTGGACCCGGTGGTGGAGGCCGAGATCCACGCGGCGCTGCGGGAGCGGCGCGGTCGCGGCACGACGGTGGTGATCGCGCACCGGCCGTCCACGCTCAACCTCGCCGACCGGATCTGCGTGCTCGACGCCGGCGCCGTGGTCGACACCGGTACCCACGCCGAGCTGCTCGAACGCTGCCCCGACTACCGGCGGCTGATGGTGGACGAGACCACCGACCAGGACTTTCCCGACCCGTGGCGGCAACTCCCCGTGACCGCCACTGCCAGAGGCGACCGCCGGTCACTCCCCTCGGTTCCCCACCAGGCCGGTGGTCGCCTCGAATCCTCGCCGGAGTCGCTCGCGGCGACGTCCGAACTGCTGGCGCAGGTCGCCGCGCTGCCGCCGGAGACGGATGCGCCGGCGGTGTCCGACGCGGCCGCCGCGGATCCCGGCTTCGGGCTGCGCAGCCTGCTCCGGCCGTTCGCCCGCGGCCTGCTGCTCAGCGTCGCGCTACTCGGCTTGGTGTCGGTGACCGAGCTGGCGCTGCCGGTGATCATCCGGTACGGCATCGACCACGGCGTCACGGCCCACTCCGGCGGCGTGCTCACGGCCGCAACGGTGATCGCGCTGCTCGCGGTGGCCGTCGGGGCCGGGCTGTCCCTGCTGGAGACCCGGGTCACCGGCCGCACCAGCGAGCGGATCCTCTACACGCTGCGGGTGAAGATCTTCGCCCAGCTGCAGCGGCTCGGCCTGGACTTCCACGAGCGGCAGCCGGCCGGCGCGCTGCTGACCCGGATGACCGCCGACGTCGACGCGCTGGCCAACTTCCTGCAGAACGACCTGCTCAACGCCCTGGTGTGCGGCGCGACCTTCGGCGGCGTGTTGATCGTGCTGTTCGGCCTCGACGTGCGGCTGACGCTGGCCCTGCTCTGCGTGCTGCCGGTGCTGGCCGTGGCCGCGGTGCTGTTCCGGCGGCGCGCGCCGCGCCTGTACGGCCAGGCCCGTGACGAGATCAGCATGGTGACCGAGCGGATCCAGGAGAGCCTGGCCGGCCTGCCCGTCATCCAGGCGTTGCGCCGAGAGGACAGCGTCATCGCGGCGTTCACCGCGGTCAACGACCGCTACCGGAACACCCGCGTGCGCACGCTGCGCCTGATCGCCACCTACTTCCCGTTCGTCGAGCTGATCGCCGAGATCGCCACCGCCATCGTGCTCGCGGTCGGCGCCGGCGCGGTGGCCGCCGGCACGCTCAGTACCGGCACGCTGGTGGCTTTCCTGCTCTACGTCACGATGTTCTTCGGCCCGTTGCTGCAGCTGTCCCAGGTCATCGACGGCTTCCAGCAGGCGTCGGTCGGCCTGCGCCGGACCGCCGGCCTGCTGCGCGAGCCGACTCCACCGGCCCCGGCCCATCCGGTGCCGGTACGGCGGCTGCGCGGCGAGGTGTGCTTCGACAACGTCGGATTCCGGTACCAGAGCGCCGAGCGCGACGCCGTGCGTCACCTCAGCTTCCGCGTGCGGGCCGGCGAGACCGTCGCCGTGGTGGGCCGGACCGGCGCCGGCAAGTCCACCCTGGTCAAGCTGCTGACCAGGGACTACGACGCCGTCACCGGCGCGGTTCTCGTCGATGGTGTCGACGTCCGTGACTACGACTCGGTCGCCTACCGCCGACGGCTCGGCGTCGTCCCGCAGGAGCCGTACCTGTTCGCCACGACCGTGCGGGACAACATCGCCTACGGCCGGCCGGACGCCACCGACGCGCAGATCGAGGACGCCGCGCGGGCGGTCGGCGCACACGCGGCGATCAGCCGGCTGCCCGAGGGCTATCGCACCGAGGTCGGCGAGGGTGGCCGGGCGTTGTCGGCCGGGCAGCGCCAGCTCATCGCGTTGGCCCGGGCGTACCTGATCGACCCCGACCTGCTCGTGCTCGACGAGGCCACCGCGAGGTTGGACCGCGCCAGCGAGTCCGCCTACCTGGCCGCCACCGCCTCCCTCGCGGGCAGCCGGACCTGCGTGCTCGTCGCGCACCGGCTGACCACCGCCGCCCGCGCCGACCGCATTCTCGTCATGCGCGGCGGCCGGATCGTCGAGGAAGGCTCCCACTCCGAGCTGCTGGCCGCCCACGGCGAATACGCCGCGATGTGGCGCGTGTTCACGGTCAGAGCCGGCGCCGCCGAGAACGTTTCGGTCAGCGGCTGA
- a CDS encoding acyltransferase codes for MTDPRFSLMDLVRADPKRAGAEIREFWRWAKRGAAITADTAEAAEFGAFGDESFLAFPQGVIRGESHIEIGRNCWVNEHVTLAAGPIFARPDTPEPIIRLGDDVVLGQHTDIVALHSVVIEDKVWTAPGGIYITDQNHRYDMVDQPIAYQDPQDVHPVRIGAGSVISTHVTVLAGANIGPNTLVAAGAVVRKGDYPSHCVLAGVPARPVRRWTEDAGWHRVAG; via the coding sequence ATGACAGATCCTCGTTTTTCGTTGATGGACCTGGTTCGCGCCGACCCGAAACGTGCCGGCGCGGAAATACGGGAATTCTGGCGCTGGGCGAAGCGGGGCGCCGCCATCACCGCGGACACGGCGGAGGCGGCCGAGTTCGGCGCATTCGGCGACGAGAGCTTCCTGGCCTTTCCGCAGGGGGTGATCCGGGGCGAGTCGCACATCGAGATCGGCCGCAACTGCTGGGTCAACGAGCACGTCACGCTGGCCGCCGGGCCGATCTTCGCCCGGCCGGACACGCCGGAGCCGATCATCCGGCTGGGCGACGACGTCGTGCTCGGCCAGCACACCGACATCGTGGCCCTGCACTCGGTGGTGATCGAGGACAAGGTCTGGACCGCGCCCGGCGGCATCTACATCACCGACCAGAACCACCGCTACGACATGGTCGACCAGCCCATCGCCTACCAGGACCCGCAGGACGTGCACCCGGTCCGGATCGGCGCCGGCAGCGTGATCAGCACTCATGTCACCGTCCTGGCCGGGGCCAACATCGGGCCGAACACGCTCGTCGCCGCCGGCGCGGTGGTGCGCAAGGGCGACTATCCCTCGCACTGCGTGCTGGCCGGCGTGCCGGCCCGCCCGGTCCGGCGCTGGACCGAGGACGCGGGCTGGCACCGGGTGGCCGGCTGA
- a CDS encoding sensor histidine kinase — protein sequence MAPSWLIAQILGTIILAAAFALAEEPSPWIWACYAACMISWLIFAFLEPWYPRVATTMLGISAVVAAAVAGPANDATAVVTACVLLGRYMSLVLPSGYTLLGVFGTCLTATAVSTIVTGHSTTALASYLVLIVLVTLLGLNQRQQQLRAEQAEELLVQRELAQEQQVRAAALDERARIARELHDVLAHSLGTLSVQIKLAEALLEQDDQEGALATVRKSNQLAQDGMEEAHNAVSALRADVPALPDALTDLVEQHRHHHGEVDLAIVGDSRPIPPAAALSLLRATREALTNTAKHAPGETVTVRLEFAEKAVRIVVRNPVPAASPSGRSSGHGLTGMRERLALVHGTIEAGKQADGHWQVTAEVPE from the coding sequence ATGGCGCCGAGCTGGCTCATCGCCCAAATTCTCGGCACGATCATTCTCGCCGCCGCTTTCGCGCTCGCCGAGGAACCCAGTCCGTGGATCTGGGCTTGTTATGCGGCGTGCATGATCAGCTGGCTGATCTTCGCATTCCTGGAACCGTGGTATCCGCGCGTCGCGACCACCATGCTGGGAATCAGCGCGGTGGTGGCCGCCGCGGTGGCCGGCCCCGCCAACGACGCCACCGCGGTCGTGACGGCGTGCGTGCTGCTCGGCCGGTACATGTCGCTCGTGCTGCCCTCGGGCTACACCCTGCTCGGCGTGTTCGGCACCTGCCTGACCGCCACCGCCGTCAGCACGATCGTGACCGGTCACTCCACGACCGCGCTGGCCAGCTACCTCGTGCTCATCGTGCTGGTCACCCTTCTCGGCCTCAACCAGCGCCAGCAGCAGCTGCGCGCCGAGCAGGCCGAGGAACTGCTGGTCCAGCGGGAACTGGCGCAGGAGCAGCAGGTCCGGGCGGCCGCGCTGGACGAGCGGGCCCGCATCGCCCGCGAGCTGCACGACGTGCTCGCGCACTCGCTCGGCACGCTCAGCGTGCAGATCAAGCTGGCCGAGGCGCTGCTGGAGCAGGACGACCAGGAGGGCGCGCTGGCCACCGTGCGCAAGTCCAACCAGCTGGCCCAGGACGGCATGGAGGAGGCGCACAACGCGGTGTCCGCGCTGCGCGCCGACGTGCCGGCGCTGCCGGACGCCCTCACCGACCTGGTCGAACAGCACCGCCACCACCACGGCGAGGTGGACCTGGCCATCGTCGGCGACTCCCGGCCGATCCCGCCCGCCGCCGCGCTGTCGCTGCTGCGGGCCACCCGGGAGGCGCTGACCAACACCGCCAAGCACGCCCCGGGCGAGACGGTCACCGTGCGCCTGGAGTTCGCCGAGAAGGCGGTGCGGATCGTCGTGCGCAACCCGGTGCCGGCGGCCAGCCCGTCCGGTCGGTCCAGCGGGCACGGGCTGACCGGGATGCGGGAGCGGCTGGCGCTCGTGCACGGCACCATCGAGGCCGGCAAGCAGGCCGACGGGCACTGGCAGGTCACCGCCGAGGTGCCCGAATAA
- a CDS encoding glycosyltransferase, with product MRVLCTVSGSLGHVHNIVPLTRALSEAGHQVLFLTTDELAARLAREPGQVMAALANTRQRIEPLLTFMRTGQGMTVDEAQRFKDQAYALASVSTGPHLSAAVRGVLPTMKEFAPDVVLRDGAELAGCLIAEQLGVPHVSAPSGAGNILDPYLVSEPLDRRRAELGLPELRDPMSIHRHGRLDCVPARYSFTAHEIPSALVYQQAEPPADQRVLPADIAELPGDRPLVLASVGSELPKAGATIGGGLSLGVADPADTLRALVDAVSTLDCSAVVSTGRLYVDSLQSTESVRVADWVPQPLVLRCADLFITHGGYNGIREALLAGVPMVVLPQFGDQDHNADRVVEFGLGVRLPVATTDPELIAAACRAVLAEPGYTARARHARRRMLALPGIDTAVAWLAALATR from the coding sequence ATGCGAGTTCTGTGCACGGTCTCCGGATCGCTCGGACACGTCCACAACATCGTGCCGCTGACCCGGGCCCTGAGCGAGGCCGGTCACCAGGTGCTGTTCCTCACCACCGACGAGCTGGCCGCGCGGCTGGCCCGGGAGCCGGGACAGGTGATGGCCGCGCTGGCCAACACCCGGCAGCGGATCGAGCCGCTGCTCACGTTCATGCGCACCGGCCAGGGCATGACCGTCGATGAGGCGCAGCGCTTCAAGGATCAGGCGTACGCGTTGGCTTCCGTGAGCACGGGGCCGCACCTGTCGGCCGCCGTGCGCGGAGTTCTGCCGACGATGAAGGAGTTCGCGCCGGACGTGGTGCTCCGTGACGGCGCCGAACTGGCCGGTTGCCTGATCGCCGAGCAGCTCGGCGTGCCACACGTCTCGGCGCCCTCCGGCGCCGGCAACATCCTCGACCCGTACCTGGTCTCGGAGCCGCTCGACCGGCGGCGGGCCGAGCTCGGCCTGCCCGAGCTGCGGGACCCGATGTCGATCCACCGGCACGGCCGCCTGGACTGCGTGCCGGCGCGGTACTCGTTCACCGCGCACGAGATCCCCAGCGCGCTGGTCTATCAGCAGGCCGAACCGCCGGCCGACCAGCGGGTGCTGCCGGCCGACATCGCCGAGCTGCCCGGTGACCGCCCGCTGGTGCTGGCTTCCGTGGGCAGCGAGCTGCCGAAGGCCGGCGCCACGATCGGCGGCGGTCTGTCCCTCGGCGTCGCCGATCCTGCCGACACGTTGCGGGCGCTGGTCGACGCTGTGTCCACACTGGACTGCAGCGCGGTGGTATCCACCGGACGGTTGTATGTAGACAGTCTGCAGTCGACGGAATCCGTGCGCGTGGCGGACTGGGTGCCGCAGCCGCTGGTGCTGCGCTGCGCCGACCTGTTCATCACCCACGGCGGCTACAACGGTATCCGTGAGGCGCTGCTCGCCGGCGTGCCGATGGTGGTGCTGCCGCAGTTCGGCGACCAGGACCACAACGCCGACCGTGTGGTGGAGTTCGGCCTCGGTGTCCGGCTGCCGGTGGCGACCACCGACCCCGAGCTCATCGCCGCCGCGTGCCGCGCGGTGCTGGCCGAGCCCGGGTACACCGCACGTGCCCGCCATGCACGGCGTCGAATGCTGGCCCTGCCCGGTATCGACACCGCCGTGGCGTGGCTGGCCGCGCTGGCCACGCGCTGA
- a CDS encoding glycosyltransferase: MRVLSTVTGSVGHAHEILPMVRALVAAGHHVVVAPSPHLAPVFAGTGAEVVDAMPDFLASTEHLRTLRTTGFPGYEPDGGPADPRIELIAFAAGPQVTTAYEALLPIAEELRPDLVYREGSELAGCLIAEKLGIPHITGPTGVGNVLDPAGLNLLLNERRKDVGLPEKDDAWSMYPNGWLDSLPVGFSFAQYDMPEPVRYLPPMPMTDDPLPAELAELAADRPLVLASMGTALPTVAGMRLSDAGLAQAMADPVDTLRALVAGLSTVDCHAVVTTGGIALDGVDAGPNVHIVDRVPQPLLLQSCDLFVTHCGFNSLRESLRTGVPMMMMPQFGDQPHNADRAAELGLGARVPVVSAEAVAATCRQLLADDKVRTSVRTVQRLLLGLPPIQAAVRHLESLATA; encoded by the coding sequence ATGCGCGTTCTGTCCACCGTCACGGGCTCGGTCGGGCACGCCCACGAGATACTGCCGATGGTGCGTGCCCTGGTCGCCGCCGGCCACCACGTCGTGGTCGCGCCCAGCCCGCACCTGGCGCCGGTCTTCGCCGGCACCGGCGCCGAGGTCGTCGACGCGATGCCGGACTTCCTGGCGTCCACCGAGCACCTGCGGACCCTGCGCACCACCGGCTTCCCCGGCTACGAGCCCGACGGCGGGCCCGCCGACCCGCGGATCGAGCTGATCGCCTTCGCCGCCGGCCCGCAGGTCACCACCGCGTACGAGGCGCTGCTGCCGATCGCCGAGGAGCTGCGGCCCGACCTGGTCTACCGGGAGGGCTCGGAGCTGGCCGGCTGCCTGATCGCGGAGAAGCTGGGCATCCCGCACATCACCGGGCCGACCGGCGTCGGCAACGTGCTCGACCCGGCCGGCCTCAACCTGCTGCTCAACGAGCGGCGCAAGGACGTCGGCCTGCCGGAGAAGGACGACGCCTGGTCGATGTACCCGAACGGCTGGCTGGACTCGCTGCCGGTCGGCTTTTCCTTCGCGCAGTACGACATGCCGGAACCGGTCCGCTACCTGCCGCCGATGCCGATGACCGACGACCCGCTGCCGGCTGAGCTGGCTGAACTGGCCGCCGACCGGCCGCTCGTGCTGGCGTCCATGGGCACGGCGCTGCCGACGGTGGCGGGGATGCGGCTGTCCGACGCCGGCCTGGCCCAGGCGATGGCCGACCCCGTGGACACGCTCCGCGCGCTCGTCGCCGGTCTGTCCACTGTCGACTGTCACGCGGTGGTCACCACCGGCGGCATTGCGCTCGACGGCGTCGATGCCGGCCCGAACGTGCACATCGTCGACCGGGTTCCGCAACCGCTGCTGCTGCAGTCGTGCGACCTGTTCGTCACGCACTGCGGCTTCAACAGCCTGCGCGAGTCGCTGCGGACCGGCGTGCCGATGATGATGATGCCCCAGTTCGGCGACCAGCCGCACAACGCCGACCGGGCGGCGGAACTCGGCCTCGGCGCGCGCGTTCCGGTCGTCAGCGCCGAGGCGGTGGCCGCGACGTGCCGGCAACTGCTGGCCGACGACAAGGTCCGCACCTCGGTCCGCACGGTGCAGCGGCTGCTGCTCGGCCTGCCGCCGATCCAGGCCGCCGTGCGGCACCTCGAGTCCCTCGCCACGGCCTGA